CTTTGAATCTATCTTGATGTGGGATACTGTTTATCCCTATAGCCGCTGGTTAGCAATTAATAATAGCCATCCCTTAATCGGCGATCGCATCCAACGTTTGAGTCAAATTGCCCGCCATTGGCATATAGACCCTGAACTACATCTAACTAGTCCTGATCTGAGCGTAGCCGAAGCCCAATCATCTAATCAGGTGAAGCGTCACTCCTTCTTATTACAAATCGCACCTTTTTTGGGCGTTCCCCTGGGTGTTGTGTTTGCGGGTCTCATCTGGCTGACGTGGCAAACGGCTTTCACTTTCAGGTTGATCAATCTCAAGTGGATATACGAAAATTGGAATTTTGTTACCGGTTGCCTACTCATTGGCTTTAGCATTGGTACACTGTTCCGGATGAATTCGTTTTTTCCAGACATCAAAACTGCTACTGTGCAGAATGATCAAAGCCTGCCGAACCTATTAGCTCATCCATCGGCTATTCCTGTTGATAGCATTACTGTGCGGCTGACTGGTAAACTATTGGGTCGCCGAGGTACTGGCAATTGCTTAGGACAAGACTTAATCTTGCAATCTAGTACAGGGCTAGTAAAATTACACCATATTCCCTTGGGACAGTCAGTTAATCCCCAAGATTTAATTGGGCGGCAAATTATAGTTACAGGCTGGTTCCGCCGGGGAGCAACACCCTGGATTGATATTCAGACAGTGCAAAGTCAAAGTGGTAAAACCATTCATAGTCCTCATCCCATTTGGTCTATTGTTGTGGCAGTTGCCGCACAGGCTTGGGGTGCATACATCTTTCTCACAGGCTAGTGCCGCTACGCGGAAGTCAAAAGTCAAAATGACTAGTGGGAATGTAAATAAAAGTTGCAATTTTTCTGAATAAGCGTTACATTTATTTACATAATCCCTCAAGACTAAATTAACTCAGCAATATAGCTTAGTTATCGAAAATTGGCTAATTTGTGCAAATCTTCTCTCCTTTTTCACCTCCCCATACAGCAGTTAATTCACCAGCCAATGGCTGGTTTTTGTTTCTAATAAACTTTCTTCACAAAAAAAATGTATTTTATGCTACGATATATTAATGCTATAGTTGAAAATGTATGCTCTGAACTAGCTACGTAGATAATACCGTGGTAATGTAGGGAATGGTATTTAATTCTGCGGGCAAGGTTATCAAAGAAGATATTTACTTTAGCAAGCTTAGGCTTATAAATTTACGATTCTTAGAATTAAGGTGGTATTAGCTAAGCGTTGTATGCGCTTTTGTATTAAACAAGCTTGATCCCAACGAAAAACTGTATTGTATAGGTTGACAGTTTGGAGTAAAAAATTTGGTTTACGGCAGTCTTGGTCAATAGCATCTATTTAACAGCCAAAGCCAAGTGATTGTTTTCTTGCCTTGCCATGTTCGTTCAACTCTGGAGGTATAGTCCATGTCCGTTCGCCTATATATAGGCAATTTGCCAAAAGAAGAAATAGATCGTCAGGATCTACAAGCAGTTTTTGCCGAAGAAGGCGATGCTGTGACTACAAAACTGATAAAAGACCGGAAAACTGGTAAATGCCGTGGTTTCGGTTTTCTCACAGTCAACAATGACGAACAAGCTGATCAAATTATTGAAAAGTATAATGGTCAATTGTTCAAAGAAACTCCCATAAAGCTAGAGAAAGCATTACCCCGGACAAAAGGTGAGGAAGGTGATGAGCAACCTCCTAAACCCGTGACTAGTCCTACTACTAGTCATCCGGCTCCTAGCATCCAAAAAGAAGGCGCTCGTCGTGAGAAAAGCGCTAAGAAGTCGCGACGTGGCGGCGGTGGCGGTGTCCGGGAAACCAGCACAAGTGCTGACTCAGATACTATTCGTCCAGATCCACGTTGGGCTTCTGAATTAGAAAAGCTCAAGCAAATGCTAGCTGCACAAACTACTAATTGAGTCTGTGAGGATAGGAATTAAAACTGAAAAATTGCGGTTTTTAGGTTTTAATTCCCCATAAATCTCTGTTTTCTTAATTAATCAATGAAATGGTTAGTCAGCCATTGTTGTCAGTGCGATCGCTACTTTGGGGTAAAATGCAATTGCTTGCTAGGAGCAAAACTAAAATTTTGCTTAATTTTTGCCAAAAAGCGCGATCGCACTTTCACTAAACTAATTATTCTGATATCTTCAAGAGTCGAAACAGCTAGGGTAAGGCTTCATCACCAGCACTCAATAAGCTAACAATTACTTATTTTTGCTGAATTTTATTTGACTTAATTTGTGCTACGATTAATACAATAATCACGGTTTTAACTGTAATTGAAGTGTTTTCCGGTCAAGGCTTTCCCCACTTCTGGAACATTCTATAGTTTGAAAACAAATTATTTGTGTAAAAGAAATTTATCTTGGAAAGAATTTACTGGCGTTCTAGCTACTGTACTGATCACCACATTGGAGAGTAATTATGTCCAAGGAAAGAAAAAGCAATAAAGAAGTGAAAAAACCCAAAAAAGATGCTGACAAAAAAAAGGATAAAAAAGATCCAAATAGTTCTGGTGGATTAAATAAATAACTGTAACAACTGGGAATTTTAGCTTGGTTGCAATTTGATACTGCTTTAACTAGGAAATCTTAGCAGCAGCCATTAAGTTACCGAAAGCACTATTTAAGTATTGCTCGATGATGAAAACACTGCTATCTCTACTGTAAGTTGGAAAAATTTATGGGTGTAGGTAGCTTTTGTTATTGAAACTATAAAAGCCTAAGTAATACTACTAATATTTTATTTTCCACAAGCAGCTTCTCCCTATATAGCACTTCCTAGTCTAATAAAGTACAAAACTATCCGCGTTTATCTGCGGCCATCTGCGTTTAATTGTTACTGTTTGCACCTCACTTGAATGGGAATTGCGATCGCGATCGCTTGACGGATTAATTCATTTGATCTAGAAGAGTATCTCTGCACAGTCATGACTGATTAAATAGAGCTTCATCTATCACAGGTATTAGATATTAGTATAGTTACTTAATGTATAAGGAAATTAAATAAAATTACTGATCAAATAAGTATAGTTCGGGTCGTAGATATATAAAAAGGTCTGACATAATTAAATTAAAATAAAGGCTACTCAAAGTTTCTCAATAATTTAGCTCAGTTTGCCAGATGCAAACTGAAAAACGCTCGATACCTTCTGACAAACAGCAATACACAAACTATGAACGCTACCACAGAGAAACGTATCGCTTTGATTTCTGTTCATGGAGACCCGACCATTGAAATTGGTAAAGAAGAAGCTGGGGGACAAAATGTTTATGTGCGTCATGTGGGTGAAGCACTAGCACAGCTAGGATGGCAAGTGGATATGTTTACCCGCAAAGTGAGTGTAGAGCAAGATTCAATTGTTGAACTGAGGCAAAATTGTCGCACTATTCGTCTAGCAGCAGGGCCTGTAGAGTTTGTGCCACGAGATCATTTGTGGGAATATATGCCGGAATTTTTGGCTAATTTCCGCCAATTCCAAAATGATCATCAGATCACTTATCAGTTAGTTCATACAAACTATTGGCACTCTAGCTGGATAGGGATGCAATTAAAGAAAATCCAAGGTACTCAGCAGGTTCATACCTACCATTCTTTAGGCGCAGTTAAGTATAATACAATAGAAACAATTCCCTTGATTGCTAGTCAGCGATTAGCAGTGGAAAAAGAGGTATTGGAGACAGCAGAATGCATTGTCGCCACAAGTCCCCAGGAACAGGAACATATGCGATCGCTTGTTTCCACAGAAGGTAATATTGAGATCATTCCCTGCGGTACAGATATTCGCCGGTTTGGTTCGGTTGAGCGCCAAGCAGCTAGATTAGAATTGGGAATTACTCCAGAGATTAAACTTATATTGTATGTAGGACGCTTTGATCCACGTAAAGGAATAGAAACCCTGGTACGTGCTGTTAACGAATCTAAATTCCGTGGCGATAAAAACCTGAAGTTAATTATTGGTGGTGGTAGTACTCCAGGTAATAGTGATGGTATTGAGCGCGATCGCATCCAGAATATCATCAACGAATTGGGTATGAATGAATTTACCATTCTCCCCGGTCGTCTCAGCCAGGAAATACTGCCCACTTATTACGCTGCGGCTGATGTTTGCGTCGTTCCGAGTCACTATGAACCCTTTGGACTCGTAGCCATTGAAGCCATGGCCAGTGGAACACCTGTAGTAGCAAGTGATGTTGGTGGACTTCAGTTGACTGTGGTTCCCGAAGTCACAGGTTTGTTGGCTCCACCACAAGATGTCGCCGCCTTTGCAGCTGCTATCGACCGCATTTTGTTAAATTCAGAATGGCGGGAAGAATTAGGTAAGGCTGGCAGAAAACGCGTAGAAGATAAGTTTAGTTGGGATGGCGTAGCCACTCAGCTAGGTGAACTTTACACCCAAATTTTGCAGCGAACGCTGAAAGAACCAGCATTAGCCAAACAATTTTAGATTTTGGATTTTGGATAGCGCAGCGTTAGCGAGTCCGCGTTCGCGCAGCGTCTCGTAGAGAGCGTCTTTTGGATTGAGTCCACAGATAAATCAGAGGGCTTGTACTATTAAAGAACTATTGGTCAGTAATACGTAACATTAACTCTTGTGCAACCAGTTGACTATACTACTCTCACAGCTTCTTGTAGCGAACTCCGCGCTCACTGGCTGCCATCTCGATTAGAACAAGTTTATCAGCGCGATCGCTATACTATTGCGATCGCATTACGCACCCTCAAACAAAGGGACTGGCTAGAAATTTCTTGGCATCCCCAAGGGGCGCGTATTTGTATTGGCGAACCACCACCACGATTACCAGATACCTTCACCTTCAGCCAACAACTAGTACACCAATTGGGTGGTTTGGCTTTGGTGGACATTCAAGCGATCGCACCTTGGGAGCGTGTTGTGGATTTGCAATTTGCTCGTCGTCCTGGAGAAGAGGCATTATACCATATATATGTGGAAGTGATGGGCAAATATAGCAACGCCATCCTCACCGATGCCAGCAAGATGATTATCACAGCCGCCCATCAAGTTGGTCAGCATCAGTCTAGCGTCCGTCCCATCCAAACCGGACAGTCTTATGAAACCCCACCAAAACTAACTGGCCCTGTTCCCAGTTTGAGTGAAACCCCAGAGCGCTGGCAAGAACGGGTAAGCTTAGTCCCAGGAGCAATCAAGCGTCAGTTATTAAAAAGTTATAGCGGCTTGAGTTCGGCACTTGTAGAGTCTATGGTAATTGCAGCAGATTTAGCCCCAGAAACTACCACAGATCAGCTCAAAGCTGAAGACTGGGAAAAACTATTTACAAGATGGCAAGAATGGCTCCAAGCTTTGGAGTTAAGTAAATTTCAACCAGCTTGGACAGCAAATGGTTATACCGTCATGGGTTGGGGCGCAGTAGCACCAGAAAAAGACATCCAAACCTTAGTTAACAGGTATTACACTGACGAATCAAATCAGCAGGTGTTTGCTCAGTTACGGCATCAATTGAACCAGAAATTACATAATGTTTTAGTAAAATTACGTAATAAAGCGCAAACCTTTTCGGAACGCTTGCAGCAATCAGATCAAGCTGATGAATACCGGGCTAAAGCTGATTTGTTGATGTCTAACCTGCAAAAATGGCAACCAGGGATGAAGGAAATTATCCTACCTGATTTTGAGACAGATCAGCCAATTGCGATCGCGCTCCAACCAGATAAAAACGCTGTCCAAAATGCTCAACGCCTCTATAAACAGCACCAAAAACTCAAACGCGCTCGTGCTGCTGTGGAACCGTTACTTTTGGATGTAAAATCAGAAATTAGCTATTTAGAACAGGTAGAAGCTGCGATCGCTCAGATAGAAAACTACCAAACAGCAGCAGATTTACAAGCTCTAGAAGAAATCCGCGACGAGTTAATTGGACAAAAATATTTAGAAGATCCAGGATACCGCAGCCGCAGTGCCAACGAAACAGCCGCCACAAACTTTCATCGTTACCGTACCCCTAACAACTTTGAAGTCTTAATCGGTCGGAATAATCGCCAAAATGATCACTTGAGCTTTCGTGTAGCGGGAGATTATGATTTGTGGTTCCATGCTCAAGAAATTCCTGGAAGTCATCTGTTACTGCGTTTAGAACCTGGTACAGTTCCAGAAGCCGCAGATTTACAATTTGTGGCTAATCTCGCCGCCTACTACAGTCGCGCGCGTCAGAGTGAACAAGTACCAGTCGTTTATACTCAGCCCAAGCACGTTTACAAACCTAAAGGAGCCAAGCCAGGTATTGCTATTTACAAGCAAGAGCGTATCCTCTGGGGACAGCCGCAATTAGTCATTGGTCATTAGTCATTCGGCTCTACCAAAAAACTGGGGTTAGAGCCTTGCCACTTCGACAGGCTCAGTGCATAGCCTTTGTTTCAATGTGGGAGCGAAATCACGGGTTCCCAAGATTCAAAAAATCTGGGCGAATGCGGTCTTTTTCTTTCCCGCAATTAGGGACAAATCCATTAAATAATGGGTGCGTGAGATTGCCTGTTATTGGTGCGGTCAAAGTCCGTCAATCACGCTCAATTCCAGATGGGGGAGTAATCAAGCAAGCCCGTGTAGTTAAACGTGTTTCTGGGTGGTATGTCATGCTAACCGTTCAATGGGATGTAACTGTACCATCACCCATGCCACACGGGGAAGCAGTAGGAATTGATGTTGGGCTAACCAGTTTTGTTGCCACTTCTAACGGGCTTTTAGTCAAACGTCCGAGGTTTTTTGTGGATGCCGAACGCAAGCTTAAATTGCTGCAACAACGCGTCTCTAGAAAACGTTTAGGCTCGAATAATTGGAAAAAAGCACAGAAGAAAGTTGCTTCATTGCATGAGTACGTTGCTAATTGTCGTAAAGACTGGCATAGAAAGTTGTCTCACCAAATCTGTAATGATGCAGGGATGGTGTTTGTTGAGGATTTAAATTTAGTTGGTTTGTCCCGTGGAATGTTGGGTAAACATTGCCTGGATGCGGGTTTCGGGCAATTCTTTAACATTCTCGAACAAACTTGTTTTAAACGTGATGCCTATTTTCAAAAAGTAGATGCACGGAAAACAAGCCAAATCTGTCCCAACTGTGGAATTGAGACAGGAAAGAAAGAACTTTCTGAACGTACTCATGTTTGTTCAAATTGCGGCTATACGACTGATAGGGATGTGGCGGCCGCTCAAGTAGTTCTAGTTAGAGGACTTGCAGCCGTAGGGCATACGGTCAAGATGCTTGCAGAGGGTAAATTCATTGGAATCCCCGTGAAGCAAGAATCTTCGCACTTATAGGGCGGAGAGTGTCAACTCACGGTAGTTTAAATTTATTCTCAAAGATAGAGGCTAGTTTTCTTCGGGCATATCTTTTTTTTATTTATTTTTATAAAAAAACTGTGTGAACTGTTACAATATTGTTAAGAAAATTTGCCCGTTGGTTTTGGGAACGCGCAATTTAATTTTCACCTCTAATGAGAAGACAACGCGCATATTCGAGGCCAGCTGTGCAATGCTGGTCTTTTTTGTTTCTTGTAAAAAAGAGAAGACGCAAAAAATGATTTTTTACGTCT
This Nodularia sp. LEGE 06071 DNA region includes the following protein-coding sequences:
- a CDS encoding NFACT RNA binding domain-containing protein is translated as MQPVDYTTLTASCSELRAHWLPSRLEQVYQRDRYTIAIALRTLKQRDWLEISWHPQGARICIGEPPPRLPDTFTFSQQLVHQLGGLALVDIQAIAPWERVVDLQFARRPGEEALYHIYVEVMGKYSNAILTDASKMIITAAHQVGQHQSSVRPIQTGQSYETPPKLTGPVPSLSETPERWQERVSLVPGAIKRQLLKSYSGLSSALVESMVIAADLAPETTTDQLKAEDWEKLFTRWQEWLQALELSKFQPAWTANGYTVMGWGAVAPEKDIQTLVNRYYTDESNQQVFAQLRHQLNQKLHNVLVKLRNKAQTFSERLQQSDQADEYRAKADLLMSNLQKWQPGMKEIILPDFETDQPIAIALQPDKNAVQNAQRLYKQHQKLKRARAAVEPLLLDVKSEISYLEQVEAAIAQIENYQTAADLQALEEIRDELIGQKYLEDPGYRSRSANETAATNFHRYRTPNNFEVLIGRNNRQNDHLSFRVAGDYDLWFHAQEIPGSHLLLRLEPGTVPEAADLQFVANLAAYYSRARQSEQVPVVYTQPKHVYKPKGAKPGIAIYKQERILWGQPQLVIGH
- a CDS encoding RNA-guided endonuclease InsQ/TnpB family protein, which translates into the protein MWERNHGFPRFKKSGRMRSFSFPQLGTNPLNNGCVRLPVIGAVKVRQSRSIPDGGVIKQARVVKRVSGWYVMLTVQWDVTVPSPMPHGEAVGIDVGLTSFVATSNGLLVKRPRFFVDAERKLKLLQQRVSRKRLGSNNWKKAQKKVASLHEYVANCRKDWHRKLSHQICNDAGMVFVEDLNLVGLSRGMLGKHCLDAGFGQFFNILEQTCFKRDAYFQKVDARKTSQICPNCGIETGKKELSERTHVCSNCGYTTDRDVAAAQVVLVRGLAAVGHTVKMLAEGKFIGIPVKQESSHL
- a CDS encoding glycosyltransferase family 4 protein, with protein sequence MNATTEKRIALISVHGDPTIEIGKEEAGGQNVYVRHVGEALAQLGWQVDMFTRKVSVEQDSIVELRQNCRTIRLAAGPVEFVPRDHLWEYMPEFLANFRQFQNDHQITYQLVHTNYWHSSWIGMQLKKIQGTQQVHTYHSLGAVKYNTIETIPLIASQRLAVEKEVLETAECIVATSPQEQEHMRSLVSTEGNIEIIPCGTDIRRFGSVERQAARLELGITPEIKLILYVGRFDPRKGIETLVRAVNESKFRGDKNLKLIIGGGSTPGNSDGIERDRIQNIINELGMNEFTILPGRLSQEILPTYYAAADVCVVPSHYEPFGLVAIEAMASGTPVVASDVGGLQLTVVPEVTGLLAPPQDVAAFAAAIDRILLNSEWREELGKAGRKRVEDKFSWDGVATQLGELYTQILQRTLKEPALAKQF
- a CDS encoding RNA recognition motif domain-containing protein — encoded protein: MSVRLYIGNLPKEEIDRQDLQAVFAEEGDAVTTKLIKDRKTGKCRGFGFLTVNNDEQADQIIEKYNGQLFKETPIKLEKALPRTKGEEGDEQPPKPVTSPTTSHPAPSIQKEGARREKSAKKSRRGGGGGVRETSTSADSDTIRPDPRWASELEKLKQMLAAQTTN